DNA from Acetobacter aceti NBRC 14818:
CGGGGTCCATCCCGTTTTTCGTCCAGGCTTCCGTATCCCGCACAACATCAGCCTCAAACTCCGACCGATTGACGTTAGCATAAAAGTGCCACCATTGCATTTCCGGTGTCTCGTCAGCAGTCGCGGGATCAGGCTGACGATCCGTTGTCGGACTACAGGAAGCCCTGATTACAGCCTCAGCCTTCTCGCTCAACCCCTGAACCGACAAAACCTGCATCAGTCTTGCATGTATATCTTCCGGATGAAACTGCCCCTCGGCATCCAGATCGTCCTCCACGAACATCATGATCGCAGAACGCAGATCGGTCAGGTCCTCCGGTAACGCCAGACGACACCAGGCATCCCCGATGCGCTCCGCAAGCCAAGGATAACGCAGCACAAGGTCTGTCAGTTTCTCCAGACTACCCCTGTCACCGCTAAAGGGTGTCTCCGCCCTCGCACCCAGACTGATGTCGGGCAGAGCAGGTCCAGCCTTTCCTGAGCGCCCGCCTCCGTAGGCAGGACGTTTATGGCGGTAGGTCTGAAAAAATCTGTCGAGAAGCGTGGAGCGATACTCACCGCCGAGCGTCTTGTCTTCGATCCTGGCGGCGGCCTGCGTGAGGCGACCACGGAGAGCAGCGCGCTGCTCCGGTGTCGGCTGAGCCGGCGTACCTTCAGCAAGCAGATCGAAGAGCATGTCGGCCAGAGGACGGGCCTGAGCGAACAGTGCCGCCACAGCGTCTCGTCCACGACGTTGAAGGAGACTGTCAGGATCCTCGCCCTCGGGAAGCAAGCAGATACGCAGACCACGATCGGCCGAGATGAGAGGCAGCGCAGTCTCGGCAGCACGAACGGCTGCGCGACGACCGGCGGAATCACCGTCAAAGCAGAGGATGGGAGAGGGTGTTGCCTGCCAGAGAACTTCCAGCTGCTCGGGCGTCATGGCCGTTCCGAGCGGGGCGACAGCACCCGTGAAACCGGCCTGATGGAGGGCGATGACGTCCATATAGCCTTCAACGACCAGAGCCTCGGCGGGCGGTGCGCCTCTGGGGCGGGCAGCGCGAAGAGCTGGGCGAGCACGATCAAAGCCGAATAGGAGACGGCGCTTGGAGTAGAGCGCAGTTTCAGGACCGTTGAGATATTTCGGCTGGCCATCGCCGAGGATACGGCCACCGAAGGAGACGAGGTCGCCGCGGCGGTCGCGGATGGGAAAGGTCACGCGGTTCCAGAACAGTTCGCCTTTGGGGCGTCCCTGCTCGTCGAGGCGCATGAGGCCGGCTTCGGCCATCGCTTCCGGGGTGATGCCCTGCGGCTTGAGGGCGTCCACGAGGGCGTTGCGGCGGTCGCTGGCCCAGCCGAGGCCGAAGACGGCGATGGTCTCGTCGGTGAGGCCGCGTCGACGGAGGTAGTCGAGGCCGGGGCGTCCGGTGGGCTGGTGCAGGTCGTGGGCGTAGATGCGCTGGGCGGCTTCAAGCACGTCGCCGAGGGTTTTCTGGCGGGCTGCTTCCTCGCGGGCCTTGGGGCTGGGCTTGGGAACGCTGAGTCCGGCTTCGGCGGCGAGGGTTTCGACGGCTTCGGGAAAGCCTTTCCCTTCGATCTGCATGACGAAGGAGATGGCGTCGCCGTGCGCGCCGCATCCGAAGCAGTGGAAATGGTCGTCGTAGACGTAAAAGGATGGAGTTTTTTCGCCGTGGAAGGGGCAGCACCCCTTCCAGTTACGGCCTGAACGCGTGAGCTTGACGCGACGAGCGATCAGGGGCGCGAGTGGGGTTCTCGCGCGGAGTTCGTCGAGGAAGGCGGCGTCAAGGCTCATACGTCCATGATTTAGGCGGAGAGAGCGGCCTTGACGAGACCATTTGCGCGACCGAGATCGAGAGACGCGCCGAATTTGGCTTTGAGGGCGCCCATGACCTTGCCCATGTCCTTCATCGTTGAAGCGCCAGCCTCGGCGATGGCGGCTTCGACAGCGGCCTTGAGCGCGGCTTCGTCCATTTCCGGCGGCAGGAATTCACGGATGACTTCGATTTCGTGCTGTTCCTTTTCGGCGAGATCTTCCCGACCGCCTTCGAGGTACATTTTCACAGATTCCTGACGGGATTTGACCATACTGCGGAGTGTAGAGGTGATGTCATCATCCGAGAGAGCCTCCTTGCCCTGCCCGCGCGCAGCGATGTCAGCGTCCTTGATTTTCGCACCGATCATGCGGAGCGTGGTGACGCGCTCTTTCTGACCGGCCTTCATGGCGGTCTTGGTTTCTTCTGCAATGCGGGTGCGGATATCGGTCATGGACAAGCCTCCAGTAGAGTGGGTCAGGTGCAGGGGGTGTCTCCCTTATTCTCAGACTGGTCAAGGAAAACTGCTTCAAGGCAGCCCGCCTTCCGGACGCGCTTTCCAAGAAAGAGCGCTGTGTTTCACACTCAATCTGGCTGCGATGCGCCCCTGAAACCGGGATTCAAATGAAGTCAAAAAACATGCGATTGCAGAAGAATGGAAGGACAGAAAAACAGTTCATTTAACCCAGTAAAATTCAGATATTCACTTGCCAATACGGCATCTTTTGATAATCTCATCGACAAATGTATTTATTATTCTGTTTTTCTCATCTATCGTTCTAAACGCGACATAATGCTTTGATGAAAATTTATATATATCACGCTTTATGGCCCGCATCTGCTTGCTTTTGACATAGGGGAGCGCTGCCTGTTCAGGCAGAAAACCGATAAAACTTCCTGACAGAATCATCATCAGTTGCGCCTCCATATGCACAATGCTGCCACTGGCGCGTGGATGCCGGATACGCTGAAGATCCTCAAGCTTGCGATAGGCTCTTACGGAAAACCGGGCCTGATCAATCATGTCTTTCGAAATATCAGCATCTTTCATTGTAAAGAAGGGATGCTGCTCGCCGCAGTACAAGGCATGCGGTTCGTCACAGAGCTCCACATACTGCACGCCGGGCGCGTGCCGGGCGAAAGGCCCGACCACGACATCACGCGTCCCGTCCGCCACCTGAAGCTCCAGATCCTGCGGCACACCCAATCGCAGATCAATATGGATATTAGGGATCTGAGCAACCACACGCGCCAATACATGCTGAAGCGCCATCTCAGGACTGTTTATGATTCCCCCAATCGTGCCGATCCGCAGCCTTCCCCCCAATTCAGTTGGAGCCTGACTGATCCGGGATTGGAAAGTGTCGATACTTTCAAAAAGATCCTGAATTGCCTCGACTGTCTCCTCTCCCAGAGGCGTCAGCCGAAAGCCCTTGCGTCCCCGAAGACACAGCGCCCCGCCCAGCCGCTGCTCCAGCGCAGCCAGATGGGTGCTCAATGTGGACTGGCTGAGATTGAGGGTTATCTGGGCAGCCGAAAAGCTGCCCGTTTCTGCGAGTGTCGCAAAAACCCGCAAGAGGCGCAGATCAATATTGTCGAACCGCCGCATCCTCGTAGCGCCAGGAGCAGCCTGCTTTTTTTGGACAGGCGGGAGGGAATGCGCCGATGGAGGGCGTTTAGGACTCATGTTTCCTGAAATACAGGATGCGTCCGATAAAATTAAGCAGCAATTGTGAAGCGAGAATGGGTGTTATTTTGGCCGGATCGTAATCGGGCGCGACTTCCACCAGGTCAACCCCGACCACACGACCTCTTTCCGCCAGAGCAACGAGGAACTCCAGTATTTCGTAATACAGGAATCCTCCATGGCTTGGTGTGCCCGTTCCGGGAGCGATAGACGGGTCAAAAGCGTCGATATCAATGGAAAGATAATAGTTCACACCAGCAGGAATACGTTCAAGCAAGGCTTCCAGCCCCAGCTTGCGTACCTGTCGCACGCTGAGAATGTCCGAGCCGAATTCCCGGGCATCCTCATACCCCTCCCGTCCCGTTGACGACACGTTTCGGATACCGATCTGCGTCATCCCGGTGATGTAAGGCTGCTCTGCGGCACGGCGCATCGGATTGCCGTGACCGTGACGAACACCCTGCCGCTCATCCACGAAGTCGAGATGCGCATCAATCTGGATAAGATGCATCGGAGGTTGATCGTCGAAGGCCCGGATGCAGGGAATGTTGATGGAATGATCGCCGCCCAGAACAACAGGCAGAGCGCCAGCAGCAAGAATGGCGCGAACACCCGCTTCAATGTTCGCGTGGCTGCGCTCCGTATCCGTATGCACGATATCAGCATCGCCTATATCGACGATACGACCTCCGGTTTCATCCAGATAAACCCGGTCATCTTCATGATCATAGGCCCCGGCATGGCCGAAGGCGAAGAGGGTCGACGCCTCCCGGATGCTGCGGGGACCAAAGCGGGTTCCACTACGCCACTGGGTGCCGCAGTCGAAAGGTGCCCCCATGATCGCCACATCTGCGTCGATAGCCGACCAATCAAGCTGGATCGGGTATTTTCCGAAACTGCATATACCGACAAAAGGCAGATCAAGACGCCCGCTGTCGTAACCGTTTTTCATGCCTTCTCTCCTGCCGCGACAGCGCACAGCAGCTCAAACATCATGGTCGCACCGGCAAGAGACGTAATGCCTCCCACATCGAATGGGGGTGACACCTCCACAACGTCAGCGCCGATGATATCGAGACCGTTGAGACCACGGACCATCTTCTGCGCTTCACGCATCAGAAAACCTCCTGCCTCGGGCGTGCCTGTGCCCGGAGCAACCGAGGGATCAAGACAGTCAATATCGAACGACACATAAACGGGGCCGTCACCTACCCGCTCACGAATGGCGCGGATGATGCCGTCCGGCCCAAGATCCATCGCCTCATCCATGAGGATCAGCCGGAACCCGGCTTCACGGGCAAAATCATAATCCGTTGGCGAATACAGTGAGCCACGCAGACCGATCTGAAGCGTCCGGCTGCTGTCGATCAACCCTTCTTCCACCGCACGCCGGAAAGGAGTGCCATGTGTATAACGGTTTTTCCCGAAATAGGCGTCACCGGTGTCAGTATGACTGTCGAAGTGGATCAGCCCGACAGGACGCTCAGCCGCAAGACCGCGCAGGATGGGCAAGCTGACAAGATGGTCACCACCCGCCGTGATGGGCACCGCACCTGCGGCCGCAATGGCAGCGTAATGCGCGGTGATCATATCCAGACACTCCGTCACATTGAACGGATTGACCGGGCAATCTCCAATATCAGCCACGTTCAGCGCCTGATAGGGAGCGATCCCGTTGGCGTTGACCTGCCGCATCATGGAGGAGGCATTGCGCATTTCACGCGGACCATGCCGTGCACCGGAACGATTGGTTGTGCCGCCGTCATACGGAATGCCAGTGAAAACGACGTCATACCCCTCTGCGCTACTGGCCAGCGGGAGCCGCATGAAGGTCGGAACACCCGCAAAACGGGGCACCTGACTGGCGTCGATCACATGGGTTTCACCGTGATGCGTCATAGTCCGAACTCCTTGCTGATGGCTTCCGCCAGCAGACGTGTGTGATCATCCATCAGCCACTGCCCTTTCTCGGCCGTGGAACCCTGCGCCTTGGCCAGCACGCCCGACGGAGGAACAAAATCCGCACGCAGCGGCCAGCGGTCATAGGGGGGGAATGTGGCGGGCCCGTCATTGGGGACCTTGCTCATATCAACCAGATCGTCTCGCACGAGCAGCATCAGCGAGGTTTCAAGCAGACTTGCATGCTCGAGTTCCGTGCCGGGAAACCCTTCCGGAAACAGGCGATCAAGCGTCGCACGTTCGACGAAATCCCAGTATTCCAGACGCATGGCGGTGAGGCCTTCGATCCCGTCGCGTCGGATATCGCGCATGGCAAGATCGAGACCCTCCACGGCAGGCCAGGCATTTTCGAAATGACCGTTTACCAGAACGATCCGTTTGACACCATGATGCGCCAGCCGACACACGATATCACGGATGACGAGGGTAAGCGTATTGGCATCCAGCCCGATTGTGCCGGGAAAATGCTCGCCGCCGCCTGAACGGGGCTGCGATTTGTAGCCGTAAGGCAGTGTCGGGGCGACCAGCCCTCCCACCTTTTCCGCCACACGTTCGGCGACGGCAGTGGGAAGGACCTGATCGACATTCAGCGGCAGATGCGGACCGTGCTGCTCCGTGGCGCCGATCGGCAGAAACACCACAGGATTTTCCGCCACACGGGCAGCAAAATCTGGCCAGGTAAGTTCAGCAAGTTTGACGGTTCTGGACATGATAGATTGAAACCTCCGAACGTAAAGCAGGTCAGTGCATGGCGGCGCCGCCATCCACGTTAAGGCACTGGCCGGTGATGAAGGATGCGTCCGCAGACGCGAGAAAGAGAGCAACCCGGGCAATTTCCTCAGGTCGTCCGATACGCCCCAGCGGATTGGAAAGATCCTGAGCCTGTGTGGCGGCATCCTGCTGGGCGAAATTCAGCAATGGTGTATCGACTGGTCCGGGGGCGATGGCGTTGACCCGGATGCGGGGCGCAAGCTCGCGCGCCCATGAACGCGTCATGGACAGGGCTGCCCCCTTGGTGGCGCAGTAGGCTGAAGCCCCGGCGCGCCCGAGATAGGCCAGCTCGGACGCGATATTGATGATGCAACTCCCCTCGCTCATGAACGGCAGCGCGTTCTGTGTTACCAGAAAGGGTGCGCGCAGATTGACAGCCAGCGTAAGATCGAGTGCTTCACTGGTTAAATCCTGAAGTGTTTCTTCGATCATGATGCCGGCGCAGTTGACCAGAACATCGATCCGGTTTCCCAGATGCTCCGCGGCGTCCCTGATACCTTTTTGCAGAGCAGCGACATCTGTCAGATCGACTTCCAGACCATCAAGCCCCTCAACAGGTGCTTTGCGATCCAGACCGATCACATTGGCCCCAATCGCTGACCACGCCTGCGCAATGGCAAGCCCGATCCCTGACGAAGCTCCTGTCACAAGGACATGCTGATGTGAGGACTGTATTTTCATTGGAACCTACAGGGGATATTCGCCGCGATCGATCTGGATCGTCTGGCCGGTAATGCTTGCTGCGTGGGGAGACGCAAGAAACAGGTAGGTATCAGCCACATCGGACGCCGCCATGAGCCCCGGAAGAGCCTGAGCCGCGATGATAGCATTCAGACTGTCTTCTTCGCTTTGTCCGCTCCGTTCCGACATCGTCGCCAGAGAGCGCATGGCGGCCTCCGTTCGTACCCAGCCCGGTGCTACGGCATTGACACGGATGCCCTGCGCCCCAAGCTCCATCGCCCAGGTTTTTGTCAGACCGATAATGGCGTGTTTGGAAGCGACATAGGCTCCAAAAAGCGGTTCCGCCACACGGCCCCAGATCGAGGCTGTATTGATGATGGTCCCTCCTGCCCGCATGAGAGGACGCACCAGACGCGTGACATGATAGGTGCCGACGACATTGGTGTGGATGATCCGCTCAAACATGGCGACGGTTTCGGCATCCTGACTCTCCAGCGGGGTCAATCGCTCAAGCCCGGCATTGTTGACCAGCACGTCGATCGGCCCGTGATCCCACAGACCTTCAGTGATGGCTGATGCATTGCCGATATCTGCTTTTACGGCCTTTGCATTGAGAGAAGCCGCAACATCAAAAATCGCATCGTCGTCAGCAAGGAGAGTCAGGGACGCCCCTGCGCGTGCGAAAGCCTGCGCCACGCCGAGGCCGATCCCCCGGCTTGCTCCTGTGATGAAAACAGACTTTTTCGAAAAATCCATTGTCATGCGGCAACCCCTTTCACCTGACGGCCTCGCAGAAGGTGCAGTATCTCGGTACGCAGATGGAAAAACTGCTCGCTGTCGCGCACGGTTTCATTTCTCTCCGTACCGATCAGGGAAGTTACGTCGATATCCGCAATGACATGCGCCGGACGTGGTCCGAACACGATGATCCGATCAGCAAGGAAAACGGCTTCCTCGACATCATGTGTCACGAAGATTGTCGTCTTCCCCGAGCTCTTCTGAATTTTTCGTAGTTCGAACTGAAGATCCTCACGCAGATTGGCGTCCAGCGCTCCGAAGGGTTCGTCCATCAGCAGCACATCAGGATCGGCGGCAAGCGTCCGGGCGATGGCGACACGCTGTCGCATACCGCCCGAGATGCGCGATGGAAAACTCTTCGCAAAATCACCCAGCCCGACCAGTTTGAGGAAATGCTCCGCACGTTCCTTTTTCTGACTGGTCGAGAGGTCCCTGCGAAAACGCATACCGAACTCGATATTCTTGCGCACTGTCAGCCACGGAAAGGAAGAATAGGACTGAAACACCATCCCCCGACGGATATCCGGCTCACCGACAGGCGTTCCCTGAAGCAGAATCTCTCCGGAAGTCGGCGTGTCGAGACCACCGATCATCCGCATGAGCGTGGTCTTGCCGCATCCGGATGGACCGAGAAAAACCGTGAAATGACCAGAAGGAATGGAAAGATTGAACGGTTCCTGCACGACCGGAACGTCTCCGAAGAATTTCGTGACATTCCGGAACTGGAGATAGGGCGAGATCTGTTCCATGTTCACTGATACCTGAAGAGCTTGCGGTGCAGCAGACGCAGGCATTGATCTGTCACGAGGCCAATCAGGCCGATCATAATGACACCTGCCATGACCTGATCGGTTTTCATGAAGCGCCGCGCTGTCCAGATGACGAAACCAAGACCGCTGTCGGAAGCAACGATTTCCGCGATGATCACATAGGTCCAGCACCAACCGAGACTTATGCGCATGCTGTCCATGAGTTGCGGCAACATGGCCGGAAGCGCCACAGGTAGAAGCGTCTCGCGTGGACGGGCACCCAGCGTGTAAGCCGTCTCGAAATATTCGTTGGGGATACGCTTCATGTCTGCAGCGATCATGAGAACGAGTTGGAAGAACGTCCCAAGCCACAGCAGAAAGATCTTGGTTGTCTCTCCCACCCCGAACCAGATGATCGCGAGTGGCACGAGCGCCGGCACCGGAAGATAACGGATAAAGTCGATCATCGGCTCCAGTGTCGCGCCGATGATGCGATATCCGCTCATCAGGATTCCCAGTGGCACAGCCAGCAAAGCCGAAAGAAGAAAAGCCAGCCACACACGTCTGACGGACACCACCGTATTGGGCAGCATCGCGCCATCCGTGCACATCCGGATAAAGGTCTGCGCGACCTTGAGAGGCGTGGGAAGGAAGACGGGCGCCACCACATGCAGCGACACCAGTAACTGCCAGCCTCCGAGAAAAGCCGCCGCTCCCATCACTGCAGCCAACAGTGTGGCGCTCTGTGGAATTGATGCCCGAAAACGAAACAGGCCGTCGGGACCTTTCCGGGAAGAAGAAGTCACTGCCGTCATGGAGAAGGAATCTCGGCAATCAGGCTGCTATCGATGGAATGCGCTGGATCGAGACGAACAGAGGCGGCTCCATTTTCGATGTTCAGCCCCATGAGAGTGACAAAAATCTCGCTAATCTTTCCCGGCTTTTCAGGCGTGCCCATATAGGCCTTTGACTGAGCCAGATCCGTGTATTCAAGACTTCCCACCACGCTTTTCTTGAAGTCATCCGGCGAAAGATCGAAGTGAGGCGCGGCGATCTTCGCGAAGTCTTCCGGATTGGATTTATAGTAGGTCACAGCCTTGTACAAAGCCGTCAGGAAACGCTTGTATTTGTCGGGATTGGCCTTCAGGTCGTCATTGCGGGCCACGAGAACATCCACGATGTAATCAGGATAATCAGCCGACGACACCAGTTCCTTTGGATGACGGTCTGCTGAAATGCCCAGTATCTGCTGCAGGAAAGGCTGATAGGTCACAACCGCCGCGATGCTCGGATCTGCAAATACCGCCACACTGTCGGAGGTCAGGATTTCCTTCACCTTGAGATCGGCCAGAGTCATGCCATGCTTGTGCAGTTCCATCTGCAAGAGAAGACGACCGGGAATATTGCTTTCCGAGGCAACAGTCTTGCCCTTGAGGTCACTGACGTCGTGGACGGAGCCGTCAACAATCACCCCATCCCCGCCAAGACTGCGATCGATGGAACCGATGACGATGCCCGGCGTGTTCTCGTCGCGTGGACGTCCCTGATATTCACTGAGGGTGCGCATCTCCATCTCGATGGAACCATGCGCCATGGCGGCCATGACATCGGAGCGTTCGTCGGAAAATTTCAGATCGACGGAAAGATGGGCGTCCTTGAAATATCCCAGATCCTGCGCGACCAGAACCGGAGCAAAGCCTGTCCAGACAGGCGCCATGATTCGAATTGTGTCGTCAGCATGCGCTGCTGTCGCACAGCCAAGACCGAGAACAGCTGCAAGCACTTTGAGTGACTTCATCACGCACCCCATCATATCGTTACCGAAATATGTTAGGGGTGTGATGGCTTTATGGGTATCAAAATGTTCAGAACATTATATCGATAAATCTGGATGTATTTACTTCAATACAGAGAAGCGTTCCGATTGGATGCCTGCCTGTCATCAACTGATGCACCCGATTGATTTTCACGCGTCTTTGGACCAACACCCGTAGCGCAATCGTCTCCTCACGCAATCAAGAGGAAAGTACACTTCAGTGTCTGCTATTTAACGTGAGAAAGCTCTGCGGCGTGGCATCCACTGCGCGGACACGATGAACTGCTCTCTTATACATTTCGTCTGAGAAAAAAAATCCCACCATAATTTTCCAGGTTGGGAATTTTCTTCCCACTACCGTTTCGGACTGCTAAAAGGCCCTTCGGTAGGGAGTAAGCAAGCCATGTCTCTGTCTGTCGAAGCCATCATTGAACGGATCGGCGGTCCTGAAAAGATCGCGGCGCTGACTGGCGTCGGCACTGAAGCCGTACGCAAATGGCGTCAGGCGCGTACGATTCCCCCGAAACACTGGCCTGTTGTGGCCCGGGCTGCTGGCATTTCGCTTGATGAGCTTCAGCCAGAATCCACTCCCTCTTTTCCCGAGTCCCCTAACCGGAAACCGAACATGTCCGAACAGCGTGCAAGCTCCGCCACTGATGTTCCGGAGGGAGCGACAGCCGCCCTCGTCCTCGCCGATGGCACGGTGTTCTGGGGAATCGGCTTTGGCGCCGCACCGACCGACGAAGCGATCGGTGAAATCTGCTTCTCCACCGGCATGACCGGTTATCAGGAAACCCTGACCGATCCTTCCTTCGCCGGACAGATCATCACCTTCACCTTCCCGCACATCGGCAATGTCGGCACGAACAGCGAGGACGACGAAGCCCTTCGCGTTGCCGCACGCGGTCTTGTCGTGAAGCAGGACCTGACGGAGCCGGCCAACTGGCGCTCAACGGAAAGCCTCGATGCCTGGCTGAAAGAGCGCAATGTCCCCGGTATCTGCGGTGTGGATACCCGCGCGCTGACCCTTCGCATCCGTGATGGCGGTCCGCAGACTGCCGTTCTTGTGCCTGTCAGCAACGGTCAGATCGACCTCGACGCCGCCAAGGCAAAAGCGGTCGCGTGGCCGGGTCTGGAAGGCATGGACCTTGCCAAGACCGTGACGTGCGACAAGCCCTACACATGGTCCGAAGGCGTGTGGAACTGGCCGTCCGGCACCAAACCGCTGCCCGCCAAGCGTCGTAAGGTCGTCGCAGTCGATTACGGCGCGAAGCGGAACATTCTCCGCTGCCTGACAACCGCAGGCTGTGATGTCACCGTTGTGCCAGCGACGACCTCCGCCGAAGAAATTCTGGCGCTCAAGCCGGAAGGCGTATTCCTCTCCAATGGCCCCGGTGATCCGGCAGCCACGGCTCCCTACGCCGTTCCCGCTATTCGTGGCGTTCTGGATGCGGGCATTCCCGTGTTCGGCATCTGCCTTGGCCACCAGCTTCTCGCTCAGGCGCTTGGGGCCAAGACCTATAAGCTGGCGCAGGGCCATCGTGGCGCGAACCAGCCCGTGAAGGATATTGAGACCGGCAAGGTCGAGATCACTAGCCAGAACCATGGTTTCGCCGTCGATGAGAAATCGCTGCCGAACGATGTGAAGGTCACGCATATCAGCCTCTTCGACAAGTCTAACGAAGGCATCGCCTCGACCACGCTTCCTGCCTTCTCGGTGCAGTATCACCCGGAAGCCAGCCCCGGTCCGTCCGACAGCTTCTATCTGTTTGAACGGTTCGTGGCGCTGATTGATAAACACGGAAAGGCCGCCTGAGCCTTCCCGCATGGATCCTGTTCGTAACCCCTACGTTCCCGGAGCAGGCGCGTCCCCTCCCGAGCTTGCCGGGCGGGAAGACCTGTTCACACAGGCCGGAATCGTGTTGCAGCGTGCGCTTGCCGGTAAAAGTGCGCGGAGCTTCATCGCGACCGGCCTGCGGGGCGTGGGCAAGACGGTTGTTCTGGCGCGCGTCGAACAGCTCGCGAAAAGCGCCGGGTATCTGACCTGTTTTGTCGAAGCAGAGGAAGAAAAACCGCTTGGCGTAACGCTGGCTCCTCACCTGCGCCGGATGATGCTGGAACTCGATCGTCTGGGTGCCGTCACAGAACAGGTCAAACGTGGCCTGCGTGTTCTGAAAAGTTTCGCCAGTGGCCTGCGTATCCAGTCCGTGCTTGGTTTCAGCATTACACTGGATGTAGAGCCTGAGCACGGAACGGCCGATACGGGTGATCTGACAATCGATCTGCCCGACATGCTTTCCGCCCTCGGTCAGGCGGCGCAGTCCCGCCATACCGGCGTGGCGCTGTTCATCGACGAGATACAGAACCTGTCCGAGGCCGATCTGTCGGCGCTCATCATGGCGATGCATCGTGTCATGCGTGAAGGTCTGCCGATCGTACTGGTTGGAGCGGGCCTGCCGCATCTGGTCTCATTGATCGGACAGGCCAAATCCTATGCCGAGCGCCTGTTCGAGTTTCCGGTTCTCGGACCGCTGTCACCGACCGAATGTGCAGATGCGCTCCGTACGCCAGCGGCAC
Protein-coding regions in this window:
- the dnaG gene encoding DNA primase, with protein sequence MSLDAAFLDELRARTPLAPLIARRVKLTRSGRNWKGCCPFHGEKTPSFYVYDDHFHCFGCGAHGDAISFVMQIEGKGFPEAVETLAAEAGLSVPKPSPKAREEAARQKTLGDVLEAAQRIYAHDLHQPTGRPGLDYLRRRGLTDETIAVFGLGWASDRRNALVDALKPQGITPEAMAEAGLMRLDEQGRPKGELFWNRVTFPIRDRRGDLVSFGGRILGDGQPKYLNGPETALYSKRRLLFGFDRARPALRAARPRGAPPAEALVVEGYMDVIALHQAGFTGAVAPLGTAMTPEQLEVLWQATPSPILCFDGDSAGRRAAVRAAETALPLISADRGLRICLLPEGEDPDSLLQRRGRDAVAALFAQARPLADMLFDLLAEGTPAQPTPEQRAALRGRLTQAAARIEDKTLGGEYRSTLLDRFFQTYRHKRPAYGGGRSGKAGPALPDISLGARAETPFSGDRGSLEKLTDLVLRYPWLAERIGDAWCRLALPEDLTDLRSAIMMFVEDDLDAEGQFHPEDIHARLMQVLSVQGLSEKAEAVIRASCSPTTDRQPDPATADETPEMQWWHFYANVNRSEFEADVVRDTEAWTKNGMDPDEWDRLKSRIDALAALRRMEDGFS
- a CDS encoding GatB/YqeY domain-containing protein; translated protein: MTDIRTRIAEETKTAMKAGQKERVTTLRMIGAKIKDADIAARGQGKEALSDDDITSTLRSMVKSRQESVKMYLEGGREDLAEKEQHEIEVIREFLPPEMDEAALKAAVEAAIAEAGASTMKDMGKVMGALKAKFGASLDLGRANGLVKAALSA
- a CDS encoding LysR family transcriptional regulator, producing the protein MRRFDNIDLRLLRVFATLAETGSFSAAQITLNLSQSTLSTHLAALEQRLGGALCLRGRKGFRLTPLGEETVEAIQDLFESIDTFQSRISQAPTELGGRLRIGTIGGIINSPEMALQHVLARVVAQIPNIHIDLRLGVPQDLELQVADGTRDVVVGPFARHAPGVQYVELCDEPHALYCGEQHPFFTMKDADISKDMIDQARFSVRAYRKLEDLQRIRHPRASGSIVHMEAQLMMILSGSFIGFLPEQAALPYVKSKQMRAIKRDIYKFSSKHYVAFRTIDEKNRIINTFVDEIIKRCRIGK
- the speB gene encoding agmatinase, which encodes MKNGYDSGRLDLPFVGICSFGKYPIQLDWSAIDADVAIMGAPFDCGTQWRSGTRFGPRSIREASTLFAFGHAGAYDHEDDRVYLDETGGRIVDIGDADIVHTDTERSHANIEAGVRAILAAGALPVVLGGDHSINIPCIRAFDDQPPMHLIQIDAHLDFVDERQGVRHGHGNPMRRAAEQPYITGMTQIGIRNVSSTGREGYEDAREFGSDILSVRQVRKLGLEALLERIPAGVNYYLSIDIDAFDPSIAPGTGTPSHGGFLYYEILEFLVALAERGRVVGVDLVEVAPDYDPAKITPILASQLLLNFIGRILYFRKHES
- the speB gene encoding agmatinase; this translates as MTHHGETHVIDASQVPRFAGVPTFMRLPLASSAEGYDVVFTGIPYDGGTTNRSGARHGPREMRNASSMMRQVNANGIAPYQALNVADIGDCPVNPFNVTECLDMITAHYAAIAAAGAVPITAGGDHLVSLPILRGLAAERPVGLIHFDSHTDTGDAYFGKNRYTHGTPFRRAVEEGLIDSSRTLQIGLRGSLYSPTDYDFAREAGFRLILMDEAMDLGPDGIIRAIRERVGDGPVYVSFDIDCLDPSVAPGTGTPEAGGFLMREAQKMVRGLNGLDIIGADVVEVSPPFDVGGITSLAGATMMFELLCAVAAGEKA
- a CDS encoding creatininase, with protein sequence MSRTVKLAELTWPDFAARVAENPVVFLPIGATEQHGPHLPLNVDQVLPTAVAERVAEKVGGLVAPTLPYGYKSQPRSGGGEHFPGTIGLDANTLTLVIRDIVCRLAHHGVKRIVLVNGHFENAWPAVEGLDLAMRDIRRDGIEGLTAMRLEYWDFVERATLDRLFPEGFPGTELEHASLLETSLMLLVRDDLVDMSKVPNDGPATFPPYDRWPLRADFVPPSGVLAKAQGSTAEKGQWLMDDHTRLLAEAISKEFGL
- a CDS encoding SDR family NAD(P)-dependent oxidoreductase — translated: MTGASSGIGLAIAQAWSAIGANVIGLDRKAPVEGLDGLEVDLTDVAALQKGIRDAAEHLGNRIDVLVNCAGIMIEETLQDLTSEALDLTLAVNLRAPFLVTQNALPFMSEGSCIINIASELAYLGRAGASAYCATKGAALSMTRSWARELAPRIRVNAIAPGPVDTPLLNFAQQDAATQAQDLSNPLGRIGRPEEIARVALFLASADASFITGQCLNVDGGAAMH
- a CDS encoding SDR family NAD(P)-dependent oxidoreductase produces the protein MTMDFSKKSVFITGASRGIGLGVAQAFARAGASLTLLADDDAIFDVAASLNAKAVKADIGNASAITEGLWDHGPIDVLVNNAGLERLTPLESQDAETVAMFERIIHTNVVGTYHVTRLVRPLMRAGGTIINTASIWGRVAEPLFGAYVASKHAIIGLTKTWAMELGAQGIRVNAVAPGWVRTEAAMRSLATMSERSGQSEEDSLNAIIAAQALPGLMAASDVADTYLFLASPHAASITGQTIQIDRGEYPL
- a CDS encoding ABC transporter ATP-binding protein, which produces MEQISPYLQFRNVTKFFGDVPVVQEPFNLSIPSGHFTVFLGPSGCGKTTLMRMIGGLDTPTSGEILLQGTPVGEPDIRRGMVFQSYSSFPWLTVRKNIEFGMRFRRDLSTSQKKERAEHFLKLVGLGDFAKSFPSRISGGMRQRVAIARTLAADPDVLLMDEPFGALDANLREDLQFELRKIQKSSGKTTIFVTHDVEEAVFLADRIIVFGPRPAHVIADIDVTSLIGTERNETVRDSEQFFHLRTEILHLLRGRQVKGVAA